A part of Chlorocebus sabaeus isolate Y175 chromosome 28, mChlSab1.0.hap1, whole genome shotgun sequence genomic DNA contains:
- the SBDS gene encoding ribosome maturation protein SBDS, translated as MSIFTPTNQIRLTNVAVVRMKRAGKRFEIACYKNKVVGWRSGVEKDLDEVLQTHSVFVNVSKGQVAKKEDLISAFGTDDQTEICKQILTKGEVQVSDKERHTQLEQMFRDIATIVADKCVNPETKRPYTVILIERAMKDIHYSVKTNKSTKQQALEVIKQLKEKMKIERAHMRLRFILPVNEGKKLKEKLKPLIKVIESEDYGQQLEIVCLIDPGCFREIDELIKKETKGKGSLEVLNLKDVEEGDEKFE; from the exons ATGTCGATCTTCACCCCCACCAACCAGATCCGCCTAACCAATGTGGCCGTGGTACGGATGAAGCGCGCCGGGAAGCGCTTCGAAATCGCTTGCTACAAAAACAAGGTCGTCGGCTGGCGGAGCGGCGT GGAAAAAGACCTTGACGAAGTTCTGCAGACCCACTCAGTGTTTGTAAATGTTTCTAAAGGTCAGGTTGCCAAGAAGGAAGATCTCATCAGTGCGTTTGGAACAGATGACCAAACTGAAATCTGTAAGCAG ATTTTGACTAAAGGAGAAGTTCAAGTATCAGATAAAGAAAGACACACACAACTGGAGCAGATGTTTAGGGACATTGCAACCATTGTGGCAGACAAATGTGTGAATCCTGAAACAAAGAGACCGTACACCGTGATCCTTATTGAGAGGGCCATGAAGGACATCCACTATTCAGTGAAAACCAACAAGAGCACAAAACAGCAG GCTTTGGAAGTGATAAAGcagttaaaagagaaaatgaagatagAACGTGCTCACATGAGGCTTCGCTTCATCCTTCCAGTGAATGAAGGCAAGAAGCTGAAAGAAAAGCTCAAGCCACTGATCAAGGTCATAGAAAGTGAAGATTATGGCCAACAGTTAGAAATC GTATGTCTGATTGACCCAGGCTGCTTCCGAGAAATTGATGAgctaataaaaaaggaaaccaaaggCAAAGGTTCTTTGGAAGTACTCAATTTGAAAGATGTGGAAGAAGGAGATGAGAAATTTGAATGA